TATATGGCCAATGAAGAAAGTATGGTAGCAGTGACCTTTTCTGGTGAAGCTGCTGATATGATGGCGGAAAATCCACATCTTCATTATGTTATTCCAGCAGAAGGTTCTAACTTATGGTTTGACAATATCGTAATTCCTAAAACTGCCAAAAATAAAGCAGGCGCTTATGATTTTATTAACTTTATGTTACGCCCAGAAAATGCTGCACAAAATGCCGAATACATCGGCTATGCCACTCCCAATAAAGAAGCTATGAAGCTTTTACCTAAATCTATTACCGGAGATAAACAATTTTATCCCACCGATCAAATGTTAGACCATTTAGAAGTCTATCAAGATTTAGGCAAAGAATATTTGGGAATTTATAACGACTTATTCTTGGAACTTAAGATGTATAGGAGATAATGGCAAAACTCAGCGAGAATGGGGATTTATCAACGTTCTAAAGAGCTAAAAATCCTTCTTTTTCTATCTGAGTTTTCCAATCTTCTACCAAAAGCGGCTGAAAAGCCGCTTTTTTTGTGTTATTTTATTTTTTCTACCACGTTTTTCTACCAGAGATACTTTGCTAGAAAAACTTTGCGATAGAGATTTTTACCAGACGATGTTGAAAATAAAAAGACAGAAACGCTTGACCGTATATAGGCGTTCATCTATATTGTATATAGATAATTATCTATATACAATTCAATAGGAGGTCCTCCATGGAAAACTATGAACAGATTGCTACCATCATGAAAGCCTTAGCTGATCCAAAAAGGCTGAAAATTGTTGACTTACTTTCTACAGCTGACTCTCTTTGTGCATGTGAAGTGTTGGAGCATTTTGACTTTACTCAACCGACATTATCACACCACATGAAGCTTTTAGAGAAGGCAGGAATTGTCAAAGTAACGAAAAAAAGTCAATGGCATCATTACGCTTTACAGGAAGATTTTGTTGAGGATTTCCTAGTAATTTTGAAGGAACTTCTTATCAAAGAAAAATCAATTAGCTAGTAAACGATAGGAGCCTTATGGATGAACAATGTATCTACGGAAGTAACTGAAAAACCTGCAATAAATTTTTTCGAGAAGTATCTAACAGTTTGGGTATTGTTATGTATGGCAGCAGGCATGCTAATCGGAAAGTTTTTACCTAGTGTCGCAGACCGATTAGAAAGCTATCAAGTGTTAAATACAAACATTCCAATTGCCGTTTTAACTTGGGTTATGATTTTCCCAATGATGATGAAAATCGATTTTAAATCAATACTGAACGTCCGAAAAACATATCAGGGGATTATGATTTCTAGCATTACAAGCTGGCTAATTAAGCCGTTCTTGATGTTTGGCTTAGCCTCTTTCTTCTTTTATGTTGTTTTTAGCAATTTTATCCCAGCAAACTTAGCAAAAGACTATGTGGCGGGAGCGGTTTTGTTAGGGGCAGCGCCATGTACCGCTATGGTATTTGTTTGGTCAAACCTTACAAAAGGTGATCCAGCACATACCTTGGTTCAAGTATCAATTAACGATTTATTAATCATTGTCCTATTTGTACCAATTGTTTCCTTCCTTTTAGGAGTAAATAATGTGTTTGTACCATGGAATATTCTTTTTGCTTCTGTACTACTATTTGTGCTAGTACCGTTAATTGGTGGGGCATTGACGAGATACTTCATGATAAAACGTAAGGGAATTGATTACTTTAATAATCGCTTCTTACCAAAGTTTGACTCCATTACAACGATTGGCTTGTTATTGACATTGGTAATCATTTTTACTTATCAGGGGGATATTATTTTAAACAACCCGTTTCACGTTCTCATGATTGCCGTGCCTTTAGTCTTACAAAATATTATTACCGCAAACTTTGCTTATTTTACTTGTAAATGGACAAAACAGCCTCATAATGTGGCAGCGCCAGCAGCTTTGATTGGTGCTTCAGACTTCTTCGAATTATCGGTTGCCGTAGCAATTACGCTTTTCGGTGTCAATTCACCAGTTGTGCTAGTGACAACAGTAGGTGTTCTGACAGAAGTGCCTGTTATGTTGTTATTAGTAAAATTGATCAATGGAACGAAAGATTGGTTCCCGACAAAAGGAGAAAATGAATGAAAAAAATCTATTTCTTATGTACAGGTAATTCCTGTCGAAGTCAAATAGCGGAAGGATTTGCAAAAAAATACTTAGACGATTCTTGGGAGATTCGAAGTGCTGGCGTTGAAACTCACGGCTTGAATCCTAGAGCAGTGACTATAATGGATGAAGCTGGAATCGATATTTCGAATCAAACATCTGATTTGATTGATTTGGACTACTTTAATCAGTCCGACATGATTATCACTCTTTGCGGTGACGCAGCAGATAAGTGTCCCATGATTCCAAAGGAAAGCACTCACCTTCATTGGGATTTAGTAGACCCCGCTAAAGCAAAAGGATCTGAAGAAGAAATTAGAAGTGCCTTCCGAAACACAAGAGATGAAATCGAAAAGAGAATGATTGAATTATCGAAGCAGTTAAATGTGTAATTCAAAAAGGGGTGGGGGAAGGTATGTGGACTTGGATTAGCGACCAATTATTAAAAATGGTTTGGCTAAATGATTTGATGGGGAAATTAATTGAGTGTTTTGGGCTTTCGCTAGACAGCAAGATAGGGGCAAGTCTTCAATTCTTTTTGTTTGATACAATTAAGATTTTTATTTTATTAACAATATTAATCTTTGTCATGGGGGTTATTCAGACTTTTTTTCCACCTGAAAGAACCAAAGTATTGTTGGGTGGCTTAAAAGGTTGGAAGGGGAATTTACTGGGAGCACTTTTGGGAACTGTTACGCCTTTTTGTAGTTGTTCTAGCATTCCAATTTTTATTGGGTTTACAACCGCTGGATTACCTTTGGGAGTAACCTTCTCCTTCCTTATTTCCTCACCAATGGTTGATATTGCCTCAATTATCTTGTTAATGTCTTTCTTCGGCTGGAAATTTGCGGTAGCTTATGTTCTTTTAGGATTACTGCTAGCTGTAATTGGAGGTACACTCATTGATAAATTACACCTAGAGAATGAAGTTCAAGATTATATTCGCGAAATGGAGGAAGGTCTTAGCCAAGTTGAAACCTATACCATTAAGAAAAGAATGTCTTATGGTTGGGGGCAAGTGAAAGAGGTTGCCAGTAAAGTCTGGCTTTATGTATTAATTGGAGTTGGGATTGGTGCGCTCATTCATAATTGGATTCCGACCAGTTTTATTCAAAGCATTCTAGGTAATAATAATCCGTTTGGGCTGATTATTGCGACCTTAATTGGGGCACCTATTTATGCAGATATTTTTGGTGTTCTCCCAATAGCAGAAGCACTATTCTCAAAAGGGGTGCCAGTGGGAACTTTGATGGCATTCATGATGTCTGTCACAACGTTGTCTTTGCCGTCATTAATCATGTTAAGTAGAGTAGTTAAACCTAAATTGTTAGGGATCTTTATCACAATTTGTATTGTAGGTATTTTATTGATTGGCTTTACTTTCAATAGTGTAGCTTTATAAAACAATAAGGGGATTAGATAATTATGGAAATCAAAATTGTAGGTCCAGGTTGTAAAAACTGTCAAAAGTTAAAAGAAAATGTGGAAACAGCAGTATCAGAGTTAGGTATGACACCAACAATTACAAAAGTCGAAGATATGGCTGAAATCGTGAAAGCTGGTGTGATGAAGACTCCAGGGTTGATTATTGATGATAAATTAGTTGTTAGTGGCCGGGTTGCAAAACCAAAGGAAATTAAACAGCTATTGCAAGAAGTTTGAAAGATATCATTTATATAAAAATCACTGGATGTTTCGAGATATTCGAAAGAAGTACAAAATAATACTGTAAAGACAAACTCCAGGTCGGGTTTCGCCACAAGCGAAATACCCGATCTGGAGTTTTGTCTATTGCAGGAAGGCGTAGCCGGACTGCATGAATAAAGCCCCCGGTTCTAACAGGGGGCTAACAAAGAACAGGAAACTGTGACAACTACCCATTGGGGAGTGTCCTAGCAGTATTTTCTTTGTCACATGCTTATAAAGCTTGTCACTTTATTTTGATGATGGATACGCTGCGTTTAACAGACGTTCTTTCTCGACTTCCATCACGAATGGTAGATAAAGATATCGTTGTTCTAGTAGATATTGATTGTCCTCTGTGTACTGATAAGAAGCGGTTTCTTTTGAATAGACCAACGGGGCAATTCGCACATCCCCGGTTGATTGATTGATCGAGTATAGAAGGATGGCTTTTTCAACAAGTTTCTTGGGCAAATGTTTCCCAAAATAGGAATAGGATTCTTGATTTGCTAAATAGACGAGTAAGCGATCCACACTAAAGTTGGAGAAGGTAAAGGGCATTATGTGCAGAATATGATTTTGATTATCATGTTGTAAATAGAGTTGCGCTTCTTTACCAAAATTAGTTGAACCAAGGTAAAGTTGCTTTTTCTCATCGATACATTGGAAAGTAAACTGGTCTTGTTCGGTTGGTGGAATGAGGTTTGTAATAAAAAATTCAATCATCCGATCCATTTCTTTTTCACTAACAAGACCGGCTTGTTTCATTTCGTCTACTATCAGTCCTTCAATCTTAGGATCAAGCTTACCAGCCTTTTTTTGAAGCATTTCTAAAATGTATTGATTTTCTTGATTACCATACAAAAGATATTCGTTTGTGACATGACCCACCTCTGCAATTTGGTGAAGGGTTTCGGTTTTTGGAAGGTTAATTCCACGTTCCCAGTTATTGACTGTACTTCGTGGTAAATCACCAATTAGTTTGCCAAATTTCTCCATACTCAACTTTAACTCTTGGCGAATCTGCCGAATTCGATTGCCCACTGCTTGCTTGTCTATCTCCATGAAAACTCCTCCTCAGGATGAATTCTTAAATTTAGTATACGTGCGTACTTAAAAAAAGTCAAAACATATTGACTTAAAATAAATACAAGCGTACAATTAATATGTACTTAAAATAAGTCCAGTAGTTCTTTGACAAGTAAATAGCAGAAGGAGGTTTTTCTATGAATCAAGTGAATCAACATGATCTCGGGGAATCGATTCGAGTTTCTCGAGAAGAAAGGGGGTGGACCCAGCGATATTTAGCAGAAAAAGTGGGAATTTCGAGATCGTTATTATCGAAAGTAGAAAAAGGAACGAGACAATTAAGTGCAGAAAAATTGAATCTTATACTGGATAGTTTGCAAGAAGAGCTAGTTCCAGTTAATCGTGTTTTGATTGATTATCTAACCATTCACTTTTTCTCGAATCAACATTTAAAACTGATTGAGGCAATCA
The DNA window shown above is from Enterococcus montenegrensis and carries:
- a CDS encoding permease, with translation MWTWISDQLLKMVWLNDLMGKLIECFGLSLDSKIGASLQFFLFDTIKIFILLTILIFVMGVIQTFFPPERTKVLLGGLKGWKGNLLGALLGTVTPFCSCSSIPIFIGFTTAGLPLGVTFSFLISSPMVDIASIILLMSFFGWKFAVAYVLLGLLLAVIGGTLIDKLHLENEVQDYIREMEEGLSQVETYTIKKRMSYGWGQVKEVASKVWLYVLIGVGIGALIHNWIPTSFIQSILGNNNPFGLIIATLIGAPIYADIFGVLPIAEALFSKGVPVGTLMAFMMSVTTLSLPSLIMLSRVVKPKLLGIFITICIVGILLIGFTFNSVAL
- the arsB gene encoding ACR3 family arsenite efflux transporter; amino-acid sequence: MNNVSTEVTEKPAINFFEKYLTVWVLLCMAAGMLIGKFLPSVADRLESYQVLNTNIPIAVLTWVMIFPMMMKIDFKSILNVRKTYQGIMISSITSWLIKPFLMFGLASFFFYVVFSNFIPANLAKDYVAGAVLLGAAPCTAMVFVWSNLTKGDPAHTLVQVSINDLLIIVLFVPIVSFLLGVNNVFVPWNILFASVLLFVLVPLIGGALTRYFMIKRKGIDYFNNRFLPKFDSITTIGLLLTLVIIFTYQGDIILNNPFHVLMIAVPLVLQNIITANFAYFTCKWTKQPHNVAAPAALIGASDFFELSVAVAITLFGVNSPVVLVTTVGVLTEVPVMLLLVKLINGTKDWFPTKGENE
- a CDS encoding helix-turn-helix domain-containing protein; the protein is MEIDKQAVGNRIRQIRQELKLSMEKFGKLIGDLPRSTVNNWERGINLPKTETLHQIAEVGHVTNEYLLYGNQENQYILEMLQKKAGKLDPKIEGLIVDEMKQAGLVSEKEMDRMIEFFITNLIPPTEQDQFTFQCIDEKKQLYLGSTNFGKEAQLYLQHDNQNHILHIMPFTFSNFSVDRLLVYLANQESYSYFGKHLPKKLVEKAILLYSINQSTGDVRIAPLVYSKETASYQYTEDNQYLLEQRYLYLPFVMEVEKERLLNAAYPSSK
- a CDS encoding ArsR/SmtB family transcription factor; its protein translation is MENYEQIATIMKALADPKRLKIVDLLSTADSLCACEVLEHFDFTQPTLSHHMKLLEKAGIVKVTKKSQWHHYALQEDFVEDFLVILKELLIKEKSIS
- the arsC gene encoding arsenate reductase (thioredoxin), whose translation is MKKIYFLCTGNSCRSQIAEGFAKKYLDDSWEIRSAGVETHGLNPRAVTIMDEAGIDISNQTSDLIDLDYFNQSDMIITLCGDAADKCPMIPKESTHLHWDLVDPAKAKGSEEEIRSAFRNTRDEIEKRMIELSKQLNV
- a CDS encoding thioredoxin family protein is translated as MEIKIVGPGCKNCQKLKENVETAVSELGMTPTITKVEDMAEIVKAGVMKTPGLIIDDKLVVSGRVAKPKEIKQLLQEV